A genomic window from Daphnia magna isolate NIES linkage group LG9, ASM2063170v1.1, whole genome shotgun sequence includes:
- the LOC116930397 gene encoding formin-like protein 20 isoform X2 produces the protein MASSSGDVQSHHRHQFSKTTTTMTSMSNNSRQSTGHHASHQHSTGNDSLAIEEQNSSLEPHHPVYPVSEWDTKLDRMLDELQRSISPQRKTEASRIEERGRNETPVCVTSVHHQSSSKTISTSGANQQLAEQAISQTSVARRLFDTASVSDPAAHSSSVRPARSQSPELLLPVEGRTDSYAALSGSGSGSIGRARSSSQQREYRQYHTSTKTHGDGSLLVGMPASADDADAHQAPPPSVSDRAKAWSSRGVTYSFKEEVTSSSSSNSKGAGAGAGNGTGTGTESTAGVVETTVKKSQVVKSSTTGQQDKKTASSGPDQVDSSLNNVVVDIGNQMIPDCIDLLASSKKEKAKKSVRLAEGNQSSTQQVASGSSSQFYSYNASSSSSSSSSSKKQVVASSSGSAMVADSTVDYSRISKRQIGAATATLNQKQLDSPICNFADHDDFPKHNVRIIPESAGLLCNVASHPHPMCNIERHPNFPLYAASPPCPPGSQDAQPVCNIKVHPALLCNYPHHPDHPAFAAACSPSETICNVPSHPELLCNLPKHADYPKHASRCPPPEIEPICNMDLPKGHPRVVCNFIRHPHYPKYCNAKLTGQQANTVCNVPAHRLDKCNVPEHPDFPDFKASKPPVAVEGNMNTATPNDDLPLCTVPGHPMLICNVTQHPDYPKFTHPELPEFSEAVAGLVCTVPSHPHDPIPLPSKCNIPGHPGYPDFMSLTEPQTEPFCDVSGHPFGLCNIQTHPQYPELMDPVDRDAAPYCFIPSHPELLCNIAHHPDFPGYTTEGEVPSEPICNVPRHPPIPIVEIHVPSPTPSPVAARSPSPPVRDPGPVICNIPFHPQYPALMGDSSPLSLPVCSVPGHPPLLCNVPKHPNFPEHVGHIGLKSPPQCNIPGHPQLLCNLPYHPDYPRLAGDCPSEPYCNLPTHPLTNKPKLYQAGTGSPLPNRRQGTPDPGLQAPPKKLDDLMATFNGGPPLPLTSTPRGDPQAIVFSPSPAVQLPPKSKEPVDGETEPLIEKEAPKRPTTKGTSGPPVYYPPDHKMFTKRDVPILSRTLEKKSKTMGGRSKGKMKFAAKHSAKASESESSAKGAYGGAAVIPICLPVCCAMPCVIM, from the exons ATGGCCTCCTCTTCGGGCGACGTCCAGTCGCACCATCGCCATCAGTTTTCCAAAACAACGACAACAATGACGAGCATGAGCAACAATAGTCGACAGTCAACTGGACATCACGCCAGCCACCAACATTCGACTGGCAACGATTCTCTTGCTATTGAGGAACAAAACTCTTCACTAGAGCCTCATCATCCAGTGTATCCCGTCTCTGAATGGGACACGAAATTAG ATCGGATGCTGGATGAGCTGCAACGGAGTATATCACCGCAAAGGAAAACGGAAGCATCGAGGATAGAGGAGAGAGGAAGAAACGAAACGCCGGTGTGCGTGACTTCCGTCCATCACCAGTCGTCGAGCAAAACGATCAGCACCAGCGGCGCCAACCAGCAACTAGCCGAACAAGCAATTTCGCAGACGTCCGTCGCGCGTCGTCTGTTTGACACTGCGTCCGTTTCAGATCCAGCGGCGCATTCTTCGTCTGTCAGGCCAGCCAGATCCCAGTCACCAGAACTGCTTCTGCCCGTAGAAGGACGCACGGATTCTTACGCC GCTTTGTCTGGGAGTGGGAGTGGGAGCATCGGCAGGGCTCGCTCGAGTTCGCAACAACGCGAATACCGCCAATATCACACGTCGACTAAAACCCACGGCGACGGCTCTCTTCTTGTCGGCATGCCGGCTTCCGCAGATGACGCCGACGCCCATCAGGCACCACCGCCATCCGTTTCCGAT AGAGCAAAAGCTTGGAGCAGCCGAGGAGTGACGTACAGTTTCAAGGAGGAGGTGactagcagcagcagcagcaacagcaaggGTGCAGGCGCTGGCGCTGGAAATGGAACTGGAACTGGAACAGAGAGCACAGCGGGCGTGGTAGAAACTACCGTCAAAAAAAGCCAAGTCGTCAAATCGTCTACCACCGGCCAGCAAGACAAGAAAACGGCATCCTCTGGTCCAGATCAAGTGGATTCGTCCCTCAACAATGTCGTCGTCGATATCGGCAATCAAATGATTCCCGATTGCATCGATTTGCTAGCCAgcagcaagaaagaaaaggcaaagaaATCCGTCCGTCTTGCTGAGGGCAACCAGTCGTCTACTCAGCAAGTGGCGTCGGGCTCTTCCAGCCAATTCTACAGTTACAAcgccagcagcagcagcagcagcagcagcagcagcaagaaACAAGTGGTCGCCAGCAGTAGTGGTAGTGCGATGGTGGCCGATTCCACCGTTGATTACAGTCGAATCAGCAAAAGGCAGATCGGCGCTGCCACCGCAACCCTGAACCAAAAGCAGCTCGACAGTCCCATCTGCAATTTCGCG GATCACGACGACTTTCCCAAACACAACGTGCGGATTATTCCGGAATCGGCGGGACTCTTGTGCAACGTGGCTTCGCATCCCCATCCGATGTGCAACATAGAGAGGCATCCCAATTTCCCGTTGTACGCGGCTTCGCCTCCGTGCCCACCTGGATCGCAGGATGCGCAACCTGTTTGCAACATCAAAGTCCATCCCGCCCTACTTTGCAACTATCCACATCATCCGGATCATCCCGCTTTTGCCGCCGCTTGCTCTCCGTCGGAAACCATCTGCAACGTTCCGTCGCACCCCGAATTGTTGTGCAATTTACCCAAACATGCCGACTATCCGAAACACGCCTCACGCTGTCCGCCACCTGAGATCGAGCCCATCTGCAACATGGATCTGCCCAAGGGTCATCCGCGCGTCGTCTGCAATTTCATTCGCCATCCCCACTATCCGAAATATTGCAACGCCAAGCTGACTGGGCAGCAAGCGAACACTGTCTGCAACGTGCCGGCTCATCGATTGGACAAGTGCAATGTACCCGAGCATCCCGATTTTCCTGATTTCAAGGCCAGCAAACCACCTGTCGCCGTAGAGGGCAACATGAACACCGCGACTCCGAACGACGATCTGCCGTTGTGCACAGTTCCCGGACATCCGATGCTCATCTGCAACGTGACG CAACATCCGGACTATCCGAAATTCACCCATCCCGAATTGCCCGAGTTCTCCGAGGCTGTGGCCGGACTGGTTTGCACCGTACCCAGTCATCCACACGACCCGATCCCGTTGCCGTCGAAATGCAACATCCCTGGCCATCCTGGATATCCCGATTTCATGTCACTAACCGAACCACAGACGGAGCCGTTTTGTGACGTTTCTGGCCACCCTTTCGGTCTGTGCAACATCCAGACGCATCCGCAATACCCTGAATTGATGGACCCCGTGGATCGAGATGCCGCTCCTTATTGTTTCATACCATCCCATCCGGAGCTGCTGTGCAACATTG CTCACCATCCCGACTTCCCTGGCTACACAACGGAAGGTGAAGTGCCATCCGAACCGATTTGCAACGTGCCCAGACACCCACCGATTCCCATCGTGGAAATTCATGTCCCGTCTCCTACTCCGTCGCCCGTGGCGGCTAGGTCGCCTTCTCCGCCCGTTCGCGATCCTGGTCCGGTCATCTGCAATATCCCGTTTCATCCTCAGTACCCTGCTCTAATGGGCGATAGTAGCCCGCTTTCGCTGCCCGTCTGCTCCGTTCCCGGACATCCTCCACTTCTTTGCAAT GTGCCGAAACATCCCAACTTCCCAGAGCACGTTGGCCACATCGGACTCAAATCGCCACCGCAGTGCAACATACCCGGCCATCCTCAGCTGTTGTGCAATTTGCCCTATCACCCCGACTACCCTCGGCTGGCGGGCGATTGTCCGTCGGAGCCTTACTGCAACCTGCCAACTCACCCGCTGACCAACAAGCCGAAACTTTATCAGGCAGGCACAGGTTCTCCTTTGCCCAACCGAAGGCAGGGGACACCCGATCCCGGACTTCAAGCTCCGCCCAAGAAACTGGACGACCTTATGGCTACCTTCAATGGTGGACCGCCTCTC CCGTTGACGTCGACTCCGCGCGGTGATCCGCAGGCAATTGTGTTTTCGCCTTCGCCTGCTGTGCAACTTCCGCCCAAGTCTAAGGAACCGGTGGACGGCGAGACGGAGCCGTTGATAGAGAAAGAAGCACCGAAACGACCTACGACCAAAGGGACTAGCGGACCACCTGTCTACTACCCTCCCGATCACAAAATGTTTACGAAAAGAGACGTGCCGATTCTG TCACGGACTTTGGAGAAAAAGTCGAAAACGATGGGAGGTCGATCCAAAGGCAAAATGAAATTCGCTGCCAAGCATTCGGCTAAGGCATCCGAATCGGAATCGAGTGCCAAAGGTGCGTACGGTGGCGCCGCCGTCATCCCCATCTGTTTGCCCGTTTGCTGCGCCATGCCGTGTGTTATCATGTGA